One genomic segment of Panicum virgatum strain AP13 chromosome 2N, P.virgatum_v5, whole genome shotgun sequence includes these proteins:
- the LOC120660885 gene encoding protein disulfide-isomerase SCO2-like isoform X2, with protein sequence MTTPANPAPLLSSRPNPSHPLHCRPRLPHPPAAANTTGAASSPDWFLPRRPPDTDTPTSSGGRVAARDPGVRVKAKEGTEEETSKKGRRRRWWERWSGDKESYLVDDVEPLPIPMTVPGAEPMSREELDRRLSCDVEVEDCKTVSYEWAGKCRSCQGTGLVSYFRKKGKETICKCVPCAGIANMTELSSGFAFYHDEPVPKFLSSPWIQEHVVPCYPTVLQGT encoded by the exons ATGACGACTCCCGCGAACCCCGCCCCGCTCCTCTCCTCCCGCCCCAACCCCTCCCACCCGCTCCACTGCCGCCCCCGGCTCCCCcaccctccggccgccgccaacaccaccggcgccgcctcgtcACCGGACTGgttcctcccccgccgccctccggACACGGACACGCCCACCTCATCCGGCGGCCGCGTCGCCGCACGGGACCCTGGCGTTCGCGTCAAGGCCAAGGAGGGCACCGAGGAGGAGACGAGTAAGAAGggtaggaggaggaggtggtgggagCGGTGGTCCGGGGACAAGGAGAGCTACCTGGTCGACGACGTCGAGCCGCTCCCGATCCCCATGACCGTGCCAGGGGCTGAGCCCATGTCGCGGGAGGAGCTCGACCGCCGGCTCAGCTGCGACGTCGAGGTCGAG GATTGTAAGACGGTTTCATACGAGTGGGCCGGCAAATGCCGGAGCTGCCAGGGGACGGGGCTCGTCAGCTACTTCAGGAAGAAGGGCAAGGAGACCATCTGCAAGTGTGTACCATGCGCCGGCATTG CAAACATGACCGAACTTTCCTCGGGGTTTGCCTTCTATCATGATGAACCCGTCCCCAAGTTCCTGTCCTCACCATGGATCCAGG AACATGTGGTTCCGTGTTACCCAACTGTCTTGCAGGGGACATGA
- the LOC120660885 gene encoding protein disulfide-isomerase SCO2-like isoform X3: MTTPANPAPLLSSRPNPSHPLHCRPRLPHPPAAANTTGAASSPDWFLPRRPPDTDTPTSSGGRVAARDPGVRVKAKEGTEEETSKKGRRRRWWERWSGDKESYLVDDVEPLPIPMTVPGAEPMSREELDRRLSCDVEVEDCKTVSYEWAGKCRSCQGTGLVSYFRKKGKETICKCVPCAGIGYVRKITFREDIQKIDELDNGKPP; this comes from the exons ATGACGACTCCCGCGAACCCCGCCCCGCTCCTCTCCTCCCGCCCCAACCCCTCCCACCCGCTCCACTGCCGCCCCCGGCTCCCCcaccctccggccgccgccaacaccaccggcgccgcctcgtcACCGGACTGgttcctcccccgccgccctccggACACGGACACGCCCACCTCATCCGGCGGCCGCGTCGCCGCACGGGACCCTGGCGTTCGCGTCAAGGCCAAGGAGGGCACCGAGGAGGAGACGAGTAAGAAGggtaggaggaggaggtggtgggagCGGTGGTCCGGGGACAAGGAGAGCTACCTGGTCGACGACGTCGAGCCGCTCCCGATCCCCATGACCGTGCCAGGGGCTGAGCCCATGTCGCGGGAGGAGCTCGACCGCCGGCTCAGCTGCGACGTCGAGGTCGAG GATTGTAAGACGGTTTCATACGAGTGGGCCGGCAAATGCCGGAGCTGCCAGGGGACGGGGCTCGTCAGCTACTTCAGGAAGAAGGGCAAGGAGACCATCTGCAAGTGTGTACCATGCGCCGGCATTG GTTATGTAAGGAAAATTACATTTCGCGAAGACATTCAAAAGATCGATGAGCTAGACAATGGCAAACCACCATAA
- the LOC120660885 gene encoding protein disulfide-isomerase SCO2-like isoform X4 has protein sequence MTTPANPAPLLSSRPNPSHPLHCRPRLPHPPAAANTTGAASSPDWFLPRRPPDTDTPTSSGGRVAARDPGVRVKAKEGTEEETSKKGRRRRWWERWSGDKESYLVDDVEPLPIPMTVPGAEPMSREELDRRLSCDVEVEDCKTVSYEWAGKCRSCQGTGLVSYFRKKGKETICKCVPCAGIEHVVPCYPTVLQGT, from the exons ATGACGACTCCCGCGAACCCCGCCCCGCTCCTCTCCTCCCGCCCCAACCCCTCCCACCCGCTCCACTGCCGCCCCCGGCTCCCCcaccctccggccgccgccaacaccaccggcgccgcctcgtcACCGGACTGgttcctcccccgccgccctccggACACGGACACGCCCACCTCATCCGGCGGCCGCGTCGCCGCACGGGACCCTGGCGTTCGCGTCAAGGCCAAGGAGGGCACCGAGGAGGAGACGAGTAAGAAGggtaggaggaggaggtggtgggagCGGTGGTCCGGGGACAAGGAGAGCTACCTGGTCGACGACGTCGAGCCGCTCCCGATCCCCATGACCGTGCCAGGGGCTGAGCCCATGTCGCGGGAGGAGCTCGACCGCCGGCTCAGCTGCGACGTCGAGGTCGAG GATTGTAAGACGGTTTCATACGAGTGGGCCGGCAAATGCCGGAGCTGCCAGGGGACGGGGCTCGTCAGCTACTTCAGGAAGAAGGGCAAGGAGACCATCTGCAAGTGTGTACCATGCGCCGGCATTG AACATGTGGTTCCGTGTTACCCAACTGTCTTGCAGGGGACATGA
- the LOC120660885 gene encoding protein disulfide-isomerase SCO2-like isoform X1 yields MTTPANPAPLLSSRPNPSHPLHCRPRLPHPPAAANTTGAASSPDWFLPRRPPDTDTPTSSGGRVAARDPGVRVKAKEGTEEETSKKGRRRRWWERWSGDKESYLVDDVEPLPIPMTVPGAEPMSREELDRRLSCDVEVEDCKTVSYEWAGKCRSCQGTGLVSYFRKKGKETICKCVPCAGIANMTELSSGFAFYHDEPVPKFLSSPWIQGYVRKITFREDIQKIDELDNGKPP; encoded by the exons ATGACGACTCCCGCGAACCCCGCCCCGCTCCTCTCCTCCCGCCCCAACCCCTCCCACCCGCTCCACTGCCGCCCCCGGCTCCCCcaccctccggccgccgccaacaccaccggcgccgcctcgtcACCGGACTGgttcctcccccgccgccctccggACACGGACACGCCCACCTCATCCGGCGGCCGCGTCGCCGCACGGGACCCTGGCGTTCGCGTCAAGGCCAAGGAGGGCACCGAGGAGGAGACGAGTAAGAAGggtaggaggaggaggtggtgggagCGGTGGTCCGGGGACAAGGAGAGCTACCTGGTCGACGACGTCGAGCCGCTCCCGATCCCCATGACCGTGCCAGGGGCTGAGCCCATGTCGCGGGAGGAGCTCGACCGCCGGCTCAGCTGCGACGTCGAGGTCGAG GATTGTAAGACGGTTTCATACGAGTGGGCCGGCAAATGCCGGAGCTGCCAGGGGACGGGGCTCGTCAGCTACTTCAGGAAGAAGGGCAAGGAGACCATCTGCAAGTGTGTACCATGCGCCGGCATTG CAAACATGACCGAACTTTCCTCGGGGTTTGCCTTCTATCATGATGAACCCGTCCCCAAGTTCCTGTCCTCACCATGGATCCAGG GTTATGTAAGGAAAATTACATTTCGCGAAGACATTCAAAAGATCGATGAGCTAGACAATGGCAAACCACCATAA